In Salvelinus namaycush isolate Seneca chromosome 20, SaNama_1.0, whole genome shotgun sequence, the following proteins share a genomic window:
- the LOC120065536 gene encoding alpha-1,3-galactosyltransferase 2-like produces MRYLEGFLPMSRCPQAPAEKLKLGNSIDASLDLWSRSDVQTCTDWGAPVIWDGMFDPDHYDQEHRKNHSSVSLTVFAVGRYLDAYLKAFLLSAERHFMVALPVTYYVFTDVPERVPDIHLGPRRSLKVVRVQRQSRWQDISMMRMRAIADAIESQIRHHSHYVFCFDVDQVFVGRFGSEALGDSVALLHAYYYHRPQSLYTYDRNPRSRAYMETGDFYYHAAVFGGSWRTVKNMTETCYQAIMEDKENQVEALWHDESHLNKYLWLHKPSKVLSPEYCWDRNIGYRGDIHVARLLWSEKKYDTLRVT; encoded by the exons ATGAG GTACTTGGAGGGGTTCCTTCCCATGAGCCGATGTCCTCAAGCCCCTGCAGAGAAGCTGAAGCTGGGGAACAGTATAGATGCCTCCCTAGACCTCTG GTCCAGAAGTGATGTTCAGACCTGCACTGACTGGGGAGCACCTGTGATCTGGGATGGGATGTTTGACCCagatcattacgaccaggaacaCAGGAAAAACcactcatctgtctctctcactgtattcGCTGTGGGCAG GTATCTAGATGCCTACCTGAAGGCATTCCTTCTCTCTGCTGAGCGTCACTTTATGGTGGCTTTACCTGTGACATACTATGTGTTCACGGACGTTCCCGAGAGGGTACCAGACATCCATCTTGGTCCTAGGCGTAGCCTGAAAGTTGTGAGGGTGCAGAGACAATCTCGCTGGCAGGACATCTCCATGATGCGTATGAGGGCCATCGCAGATGCCATCGAGTCACAGATTCGTCACCACAGCCACTACGTCTTCTGCTTTGACGTGGACCAGGTGTTTGTGGGTCGGTTCGGCTCCGAGGCTCTGGGAGACTCTGTTGCTCTGCTCCACGCCTACTACTACCACCGACCACAGAGCCTGTACACCTATGACCGCAACCCCAGGTCCAGGGCCTACATGGAGACTGGGGACTTCTACTATCATGCTGCTGTGTTCGGAGGCTCGTGGCGAACTGTGAAGAATATGACGGAGACCTGTTACCAGGCCATCATGGAGGACAAGGAGAACCAGGTGGAGGCTCTGTGGCATGACGAGAGTCACCTCAACAAGTACCTGTGGCTCCATAAGCCCAGCAAAGTGCTGTCTCCAGAGTACTGCTGGGACAGGAACATTGGCTACCGTGGTGACATACATGTGGCCCGCCTGCTCTGGTCAGAGAAGAAATATGACACACTCCGGGTTACATAG